The DNA segment TAAAACATGGATCGATATTGTGGCCTATGTTCACAAGGTTTGGGGGAGTTGTTCCACTATGAAATGTGTAAGATACAAACTTTTCAGATGAGAGAGTGATATTTGTTACAAGGAGAATAGGTGGAGAGTAAGGGAGAATTCGATTGAAGATGAAGAAGCCCCCGTTGTCTTCAACCTTTTCACCTTTTTTGTTGATATCTTTTTATTCCTTGTGCCTCATGCATGTTGTCCCATCGAAATTTAATGCGTAGGATATTGAAAATTAGTAAATATGAAGTTGTTGGAATTTATACAAGACAAGACAAAGACGAACTTCATGTcgattatttcatttaataatctATTATTAactaagttttaaaaatatttaatttaggAAATGTTTCAAATCTTAGGATTATCAACAAGACAAGATGTGTATTGTTACACTGTTTGTTAGGTGTAACAAGTTAAACAGTGTAACAAGTTCGGCAACGAACACATACATTAGTTGGTTCATGGGTTTGGTTTTAGGCATTTTCTTGTAGTTTTCCCACTACGAGTATCTTCTGCCGCCATGTTTGACTGTCAACAATGTGAATGGCCATCAAAAACTTGATGCTATATGATCTaattctctaaataaaaaatttagattaGTCTCTTCTACtttgtataaaagaaaaataaagaaaagaaaaaaagaagtgaaTGGGCCATTACCAGCAAATTTTGCAGACCCATTAAAGGGTGAATGGACTATTGAGTGTTCAGAAACCCACCCAAAGTACCAATCTATTTAAAAGGAATTCGAGATGCACATGCGATGCTCATGTTTATGGTCTGTTGCGTAATTAACTAGCCGACCAAGTTCAATGCAGCAACAAACAAGAGTCCAAATTGCACAAGTTTCTAAGTAACATTAGAATTCAACCACCTGCATTAGTGGTTGTGTTGAGTTGTATCCACGGAGtatttctctatttctttcaaataaaagaaCTCTGATTAAATAGGGATTTTAATTAGTATTACGTCAAGTCTAGAATAAGTTAGATATGATTTCGGATCCCTCATAATAGTAAATTCTATTTGTGGCAAACTTTATTTATATCAGATAGAGAGAATTTATTTATAAGCCTTATATTTTGCGGGTGTACATTCCATTTATTATGCTAAAaattattggtatttttttattattataatgaaTCACACTATAAATAATGTGTTAACTCATCGACTTATGCGTAGCAACTTTATCGaataaacatttttcaaaaactctttttaaaatctttttcacatttttcatttttttcattaagaaaaagaaaagagaatacCTGGGGACCGGTCGGGCTTCTAACCCTCAAATAACAGCCCTCCAGTAATTGGTTGCCACATATGCGTCTCATGGTTTGCATTTCTAAACCGTGATTAACTCGATCCTTGGAAAAATTTGCTTTCAGTCTTTCACCCCGATCCTTCCTTTCTCAAAAACCTCATTCTAggtcccctcccctcccctcctcgACTCCTCTCAACTAGGCCTGTGCAAAAGGCCCGATGGGCCGATCAACCCGTGCAGATCCAATCCGAAAAAGTCGGTTTACATAGAAAGTCGGTTTTGAACCAATCGGACCCAATGAACGTCGGGCCATCACTTGAAACCCGCAataattttcttcacttttcctTCAACATCGAACCTAGCCCCTGCCCCCATCTACATATTTTTCACTTCTCTCTTCGTCGAAATCTAAGGCGGTGAACAGGACGACGTTGGTTATTCCATCGGACGCAATCGCCGAGGACCTGAAGAAGACCGCTAGGAAGGGGGCCAGCTTCACGAGGCTACATAAGAAACTGTTTGGGAATGAGAATGAGAGTGGGAAGGGAGCGAAGTCAGTTGATAAAAAGAAGGAGGTGAAGGCGTTGATGGGGGTAAAGGGAAACACGAGGACTTTGGCGATGGTGCTGACGAGCGAGAGAGAGCTTCTGTGTTTGAACAAGGAGCAGGAGATCAAGATCGTTGAGTTCAAACTCATGCTTTAGAACAATAACAGCGAGGTCAGTGGGTCTTTCTGCTACTCGGGTTCATTTTGATGGAGGCCCTTCTGCAGATGGAGGCAGCGACGTCCTAGGCCACTATCGAGAAACAGCTGAGCACCATAAATACTCTGTTTTCATGCATAGAAACAAAGATGGTTGGTTACTCGAAGGCTTCCCATGCGGTGGTTTCCGTTGTGCAGGAGAGGACTCGGTAGCGATGGGAGGCTCATCAACTTGAGATTGAAGATGATGGTAGATCTGAGATTCAAATCGCAGAAAgcagtttttttcttcttcttcttcttcttcttcttctcgggCTATACGGGTTCGACCCGGTTTCATTTTGTTTGGGTCGGATCATGTCAGTTTATCACCGTAAATACATGGTTTCGGGTCGGGTCAGGCGTAAACCCGGCTAGTCCAAGTCTGGTTGCAGGCCTACTCTCAGCCATCTCCAGAAAGCTTCGAACCCTTCTAGCTGCAGTGGTTCGAATCGCTCGTGACGGCAGCCCTTCTCACTACTGTGGCAAGGAGACGTACAGATTCACCTAGCGATAGATTCGAAAACCCTAGCAACAGCTTgggttctttcttttcttagcCAAAAGCCCCAGAAGGAAACCAAAATTAAAGCAGCACACCCAAAATCCACCTTGGACTTTGGAGCCTATTAAAGCAGAAGACAAGGAGACCTCTGTGTTAGAAGAGATTCAAAAGGACACTCATGCCAAGGACAATGAAGTTGATGCAGCAaagttgaagaagatgaaaagagaagaagaaatggcAAAAGCTAAACTGGCcatggaaagaaagaagaagtttCAAGAGAAAGCCGAAGCCAAACGAGCTATTAGGATTCAGAAGGAAATTGAAAAGAAGCTTAAGGAAATTATTAACTTACtgtattttcataatttctggTTTACTATTTCTGTTTGTTGTAGGGCTTAGAATTGACACATCTTCTCCAATTAAGTTATCTTAGTAGCGTTAaaagaaagcaaagaaaaaggCCTCAGGTTCCGCACTTAATAGTGATCCTAAAGAACTAGTAGAAGCAAAGTCAGAGGTTGCTGAACCAGAAAAGGTAGATGAAAGTGTTGAAGCTCCAGTAGTCCTGAAACATAAGAAGCCCACTAACTACTAGATATGGGCTGCTCCTGCTGCTGTGTTTGCCTTGCTGGTGCTGGTGCTTGGGTACTACTATCTTTTCTAAAACGTGACTTGGAACTAAGTAGAAAGAGCCATGAACCAGTTTCTATGCTTGTGTGTGTGAGTTGCTAGGTTCATAGTCCTAAAGAATTAAGTTATTCCCGTTCGTTACATCCCTAAAAGGGGATGCACGCTAAAATCATAATGTTGCCGGTAGCTCAGTCGGAAAGAGAAAGCTACATACATTTAGTTTGACTGTATGaactttcaaatttaatttgaCTCTTaagatcaaatttcataaaatgttTTCTGAATCCATGAACTTGCTTTCATTGAAGCTCTATTTTGTTTGGGTCTGACCTTCTTACCAAGTGAGAATTGATGCTCTGGTATTGTGATAGATTCATaacctggaaaaagaaaaatggaaatttaCCTTTACAACCATACTCGCAATCCCcttaataaaagagaaaaaaacttgCTTATTTGTTAGACGAATAAAGAGTCTTGAAAGCTATTatacaactttaaaaaacatataaagaGAACAGCTAAGAGGTAGAAGGCGACTCTgagattcatcaaaattatcaaaaccttGATATCTTTGAgaaacatatttaataagaaaaattatttaagtataaggatatttaattttataaaataacgatatgtttaattttattataaagtaaatttagttaatattatgaaatgacattattttataagtttatttttataatatttttttatgattgtaatacttttgaataataaatatctataaaaatattttttttaaattcagaattttcataaataaaaagtaaaaaattacgatatatatttttttaaattttattatctattatgaTGGTGATGATGGTGATGGAATGAGAAAGTGAGAAAGGAGGGAAGGTTTGACGTTTGAGTGTAACGCGTGATTCGGTGTGGGTGGGTCTAATAGTTACTTAGTGTGATATCTGATGTGGCACCTCATGATAGGAGGGCtgtttttttcataaaaatggcCAGACCGCTCCAAAGCggctttgaaaagaaaaacagtaTATACTACACTCCAATCTCAATTTCGTGGTTTGGTGATATTGcccatcaatttttaaaattctattaaataaaaaaatatttaaaaatatcacatttcttaaatataataaaagcaTGATAATCAACATTTTTCTATTGTTAAAATATTCGATCCATGATAAACATTGTAACACTATCCCAAAGTCCCTATTATCACACCTTTTACAATCCCACAGCCATACGAATTCCAGCACCACCAGTAGGcatttaaaaatagtaaaaagaatatttttgtaacTGAGTAGAAGAAAGGGTGGAGAtccttactttttttaaaaggaaaagattttgtttttattataatttttatttgactaATATTTTTGTAGTATAACtcagatgaaaataaaaagtttctcaaatttttatcaTCCGAACTTAAAAAGAAGTCTTGGGTTGCAAACAGAACAAACAACAATATCATCATCATAGAATACAAAATGTCAAACACTCGGAAATGGAACAAGCCAAGATGCAACAacagcgaaaaaaaaaaagatgaacagAAGAAACACTGATGGCCACATGGTAGTAGGGGCATTAGAATGTAAAAGGGGAGAGCTGGTAACCTCATTCAGCATACGATGCAGTCTCCAGAGTTATTTCCGTTTTTAACCTTCATAAGCTTCTTCTTCCCCTTCCTCGTACTCACCCTCATCGTCAGCCGTTGCGTCCTGGTACTGCTGGTACTCGGCCACCAAATCATTCATGTTGCTCTCCGCCTCCGTGAACTCCATCTCATCCATACCTTCCCCAGTATACCAATGCAAGAAGGCCTTGCGGCGGAACATGGCTGTGAACTGCTCGCTCACCCTCCTGAACATCTCCTGGATTGATGTTGAGTTCCCAATAAAGGTGGATGCCATCTTCAGACCCGTCGGTGGAATGTCACACACACTTGACTTTACGTTGTTAGGAATCCACTCCACAAAGTATGATGAATTCTTGTTCTGCACATTTATCATCTGTTCATCCACCTCTTTGGTGCTCATCTTGCCCCTGAACATTGCCGAGGCTGTCAGGTAGCGGCCATGTCGTGGGTCAGCGGCACACATCATGTTCTTGGcatcccacatttgctgagtcAGCTCTGGTACAGTGAGGGAGATGTACTGCTGGGACCCACGAGAGGTGAGTGGTGCAAACCCCACCATGAAGAAATGAAGACGTGGGAAGGGGATTAGATTAACGGCCAGCTTCCGGAGGTCAGAGTTCAGCTGGCCAGGGAACCTCAGGCAACATGTTACCCCACTCATAGTTGCAGAGATCAAATGGTTAAGGTCACCAACTGCAAAAGGAAAGGTAAAAAAGTGGCAGCTTTGAGTATTGTTGTCGTGCTTCAAGTTGACACcgaatacaaaaaataatgggATACTCACAGCTTGGAGTGCTGAGTTTTAGGGTCCTGAAGCAAATGTCATAAAGTGCTTCGTTGTCAAGAACCATGCATTCATCAGCATTCTCCACCAACTGGTGAACTGAGAGGGTGGCATTGTATGGCTCCACAACCGTGTCAGAGACCTTTGGAGAAGGGAAAACAGAGAACGTGAGCATCATCCTGTCTGGGTATTCCTCTCTAATCTTCGAGATCAGGAGGGTTCCCATGCCAGACCCGGTGCCTCCTCCAAGCGAGTGACATACCTGAAACCCTGGCCAAAACAAGATTCACGGTTAAGTTTAACcagaaattttaagtatgaaattacaaatatcatcgCCACTACCAACCAGTGAGTTTTGAAGAATTATGAATACAACCAAAACATGTAATGGATCAAAAATTACACGTCAAATTTCCTATATTATTTTAGCAGAATCAATTCGTTTACACCAGAAATTAGTAGAACTGGAATAGATTCCGaaataaactatataaaaaatgattccGTTACATGTTACAAGAAGTATTATTAGATCGTTGCCATTAGCACAAAATACACctaaaaaacataataaatattgtcgtttcatgataaaatgtTCACTACACATATGGCATCTTGTAAAATACATCATTAAAAGGCGGTATCATTTACCGACAAGAGTCGCAATAAAAAATAAGCATACAGATTATGTTTTAGCAGGCCAGCATTATCATAAGTTATTAGTTACTGATGTCCACTATAGCAATTCGCACACAGCAGTTACCTTTTTCGTCTCACGATCCTTTTTCCGTGTCTGATTCAGATGTAGATCCAAGTGTTGGGGACAAGGTTAAATCAAATGCCTTTATTATCAATAAAGGTCGCAATCATAGTAAATAAAGTCGATACAATAATTTACTTCATAGTCACTACGGACACCACATAGTTCTAAATCTCTGATTCCTCGTCATTGTTGACAAGGGCCCACGGGGAAGCTAAATGAATGGATGCCATAAGATTTACTGCTCCTGTAATTTCGCCAGGAAGCAATGTCGCAACATGTAACCTTAAGTTAAGCCGTCACAATCATGATAAGACCAATACAGATACATAtcgattttcttattttattatacaTAATACAAAAAGTCGTGCCTGCACGCCAGACAGAAGGGGCCGGCGAAGAACTAAGCCTAATCAACGTATATAATGTTATTTAGCACATAAACAGTTAGCCACAATTATGAGATAGAATAAAGAATTCGGACCTGCTCTTGATATTAGATCCTCTGTGAGGCAGATACTTTTTTCTCTAGATTTTCGGcatgtttttaataaatgaaaaaatgaaacaaaaaagataaaCTCTAGATTTATAATTGCATTTGATAATTTGAACATAAAAAATCAGAGAAGGGGCAAAATGCATTATCAGACAGCATAAATTTACAAGACAAAAACAGACAGAAAGGACAAAGCAATATCACTATTGGGATCAGCCTTAATCTTGTTGAGTATCGTTCCTAGTGTTATCATATTCAGTGATCCGCTTTCCGCTATCCATTTTTTACACAACTATGAGAATGAAATATTGCAATCACAACGTTTCTTCTTCAGTATTTGGACATCCCCGGAGAAATCAAAATCTTGTCAAATGCAAGGACACGGTCCACATGCGTTTCCAATGAACGAAAGAATGTAGAtaaattttgaatgaaattcaaaatcaTTCACACAAAGAGAAGCATAATAAAACAGATACAAGTTCATAGTCAGAATACCTTGCAGGCAATCACAGTTCTCAGCCTCCTTGCGGACGACATCAAGGACGGCATCGATCAACTCCGCTCCCTCAGTATAATGACCTTTGGCCCAGTTGTTGCCCGCACCGGACTGGCCGAACACGAAGTTATCGGGGCGAAAGATCTGACCGTAGGGGCCCGATCTGATGCTGTCCATGGTGCCCGGTTCAAGATCCATGAGCACCGCCCTGGGGACGTACCTCCCGCCAGAAGCCTCGTTATAGTAAACATTGATCCGCTCCAGTTGAAG comes from the Carya illinoinensis cultivar Pawnee chromosome 8, C.illinoinensisPawnee_v1, whole genome shotgun sequence genome and includes:
- the LOC122319127 gene encoding tubulin beta-1 chain; this translates as MREILHVQGGQCGNQIGSKFWEVICDEHGVDPTGRYKGDGSSSDLQLERINVYYNEASGGRYVPRAVLMDLEPGTMDSIRSGPYGQIFRPDNFVFGQSGAGNNWAKGHYTEGAELIDAVLDVVRKEAENCDCLQGFQVCHSLGGGTGSGMGTLLISKIREEYPDRMMLTFSVFPSPKVSDTVVEPYNATLSVHQLVENADECMVLDNEALYDICFRTLKLSTPSFGDLNHLISATMSGVTCCLRFPGQLNSDLRKLAVNLIPFPRLHFFMVGFAPLTSRGSQQYISLTVPELTQQMWDAKNMMCAADPRHGRYLTASAMFRGKMSTKEVDEQMINVQNKNSSYFVEWIPNNVKSSVCDIPPTGLKMASTFIGNSTSIQEMFRRVSEQFTAMFRRKAFLHWYTGEGMDEMEFTEAESNMNDLVAEYQQYQDATADDEGEYEEGEEEAYEG